The stretch of DNA GTGCACTTGATTACACGATAATGCCTCAAAGCTCATTTGCTGCTGTGGCAAAGCTTTATAAAGGCAAGATTGCACTCATTGTGCCAGAAGAGATAAATTTAGAAGATCTTAGTGTTAGCCTACCAGAAAATGTCCTACCTTTTGCCATTTCAGCTGCACATTTTCTAAGCCAAACGCACTTTTTGACACTCCTTCAAGAAAGCGGTGCTAGCGTTATTTTATTTAGCAAGAGCCTTGGTAAAGGTGAAAAAGATGCCATTAGCATCCTAAATCAAATTTATGAGCTTAAATTTAAAGAAACTGCGATCTATCACGTAAAAAATGAGACTGAGCTAGAAAGCGCGCTTAAAAAGGCTAAATTTATAGATGGCTCTCAGCACTCTATAACAGAATACGCGCTACCAAAAAGAGAAATTTTTGCAAAAAGGCTCGAGTTTTTAGTAGGTAGCGAAGATCTTGGCGTAGTAAAAAGCGGCGAGATGATAAGATACGGCGATGTCAAGATAAACACTGATAGCTGTACACTTTGTCTAAGTTGCGTTGGCGCTTGTAACGTAAGCGCGCTAGTGGCTGATAAAAAGACAAATTCGATTTTATTTAATCCAAGCGTCTGTACAGCTTGTGGATACTGCGAACTAAGCTGTGCTGAAAAAGACACCATAAGCCTTGAAGTTGGAAAAATTTCTCTTAAACCTGAGTTTTTTACATATAATGAGCTGGCACGAGATGAGCTTTTTGCCTGTGTTGAGTGTGGAAAAGAGTTTGCGACTAAAAAAGCAGTCGAAAAGATCGCAACTATAATGCAACCAAGATTTGGCAACGATAGGGTTAAGATAAAAGCACTTTACTGCTGTGCTGACTGTAAGGCCAAACTAATGGTTCAAGCCCAAATAAACGCGATGAAAGAGGATTTATTAAATGGATAAAAACATCATAAAAGCAAGATCATATTTTTACGAATTTCTAGCATATCCTATGTTTTTTTACACAAATGATGAGAAATTTTCAAGGTGGAAAGAGCAGTTAAGATACTTAAGCGCAAATCCTTTAAGCGAGGATAGTGATGCTGCGTTTAAAAATTTAGATAAATTTAGCTTTGAAGAATTTTCAAAAGAACAAAATGACGTTCTTTTTGGCTTTACAAATATCCCCTTAAGCGCTTCATTTTATGAAGAGGGCAGAGATAACGGAGCAGCTAGGCTTAGGGTTATTGAATGTTTAAAACTAAGCCCATATAGACGTGATAGCGAGCTTTGCAAAGACAGCGAGGACTACGTTGGATTTATATTTTTAGCGATGGCTACATTTTTAAAAGATGAGTTTAATGATGCAAAAAATATTAGCAATAAGCTATTTTCTGAAACTTTAAATTTATTTGTAGATGAGTTTGGCTCGCTACTTTTGGCTCACAAAGAGGCAAATTTCTTTAAATCATATATTATTATTTTAAAAGATTTCATCGATCTTGAACGCTCTATACTAAACGTAGAAGCACCGGCTAAGCCAAAAGGCGATAGTGTCGCCATGGCAGCACTTAAGAAAGAGCCATTTCAAAGCAAGATGCCAACAATCAAAACCAAACTTCACTGGGAGGAA from Campylobacter concisus encodes:
- a CDS encoding formate dehydrogenase-specific chaperone, encoding MDKNIIKARSYFYEFLAYPMFFYTNDEKFSRWKEQLRYLSANPLSEDSDAAFKNLDKFSFEEFSKEQNDVLFGFTNIPLSASFYEEGRDNGAARLRVIECLKLSPYRRDSELCKDSEDYVGFIFLAMATFLKDEFNDAKNISNKLFSETLNLFVDEFGSLLLAHKEANFFKSYIIILKDFIDLERSILNVEAPAKPKGDSVAMAALKKEPFQSKMPTIKTKLHWEEFSPVISHEFKD
- a CDS encoding 4Fe-4S binding protein, yielding MKEFGFYNDFDDALMLNEQIEINNENGDYLVSNSPKLKANVIAPEINFYLKNTTANVLEKAKNTLLLYEARASAFDMAKDVDFEKEVGKNVVIVSNSGREELANLLKENGYKVIELTHFEVKFIYGAAGELSVLVLRANDEFEVDCDFFLVENARDYMLKQSGCYEIAGLKDEKVLEILNAKSPKFRYKSFTQYDSSICQYHERRTEICGRCAEVCPTVAILKEDETKHLVFSQIDCTNCGNCISVCPSGALDYTIMPQSSFAAVAKLYKGKIALIVPEEINLEDLSVSLPENVLPFAISAAHFLSQTHFLTLLQESGASVILFSKSLGKGEKDAISILNQIYELKFKETAIYHVKNETELESALKKAKFIDGSQHSITEYALPKREIFAKRLEFLVGSEDLGVVKSGEMIRYGDVKINTDSCTLCLSCVGACNVSALVADKKTNSILFNPSVCTACGYCELSCAEKDTISLEVGKISLKPEFFTYNELARDELFACVECGKEFATKKAVEKIATIMQPRFGNDRVKIKALYCCADCKAKLMVQAQINAMKEDLLNG